Proteins from a single region of Syntrophales bacterium:
- a CDS encoding glycosyltransferase family 2 protein, whose product MELSVIIVTYNTQQFLGPCLSSVLATDPADKEVFVVDNASRDGSADLVERDFPQVRLIRNSDNRGFAAANNQALPLCRGRCLLYLNPDTELRPGALTAGIAYLDAHPAVGLAGARMINPDGSPQESVSLRYPGERHTRGELASLPGRIAAVLGAAMFAPADLIRSLGGFDEDFFLYGEDQDLCLRIRRAGREIGFIDDAVIFHAGGGSEQDSPSADVVRRKVRAEYLFYRKHYRPESVARIRRLQEFQARWRLWTLGMETLLSPGKEETKRKQDRYRTVLEEIRSHG is encoded by the coding sequence ATGGAACTCTCCGTCATCATCGTCACTTACAATACGCAGCAATTCCTCGGCCCCTGCCTTTCCTCCGTCCTGGCGACGGATCCGGCGGACAAGGAGGTCTTCGTCGTCGACAACGCCTCGCGGGATGGCAGCGCGGACCTGGTGGAGCGGGACTTCCCGCAAGTCCGTCTCATCCGGAATTCGGACAACCGGGGATTCGCCGCGGCGAACAACCAGGCCCTGCCGCTGTGCCGGGGGCGATGCCTGCTCTACCTCAATCCCGACACCGAGCTTCGGCCCGGCGCCCTGACCGCCGGGATCGCCTACCTGGACGCCCACCCGGCCGTGGGCCTGGCGGGGGCCCGGATGATCAATCCCGACGGATCGCCCCAGGAGTCCGTCTCCCTTCGCTATCCCGGAGAGCGGCACACCCGGGGGGAACTGGCAAGCCTGCCCGGCCGGATTGCTGCCGTCCTGGGGGCGGCCATGTTCGCCCCGGCGGACCTGATCCGGAGCCTGGGAGGATTCGACGAAGACTTTTTCCTCTACGGGGAGGACCAGGACCTCTGTCTGCGGATCCGGCGGGCAGGGCGGGAGATCGGCTTCATCGACGACGCCGTGATTTTTCATGCCGGCGGCGGGAGCGAGCAGGACTCGCCCTCGGCGGACGTCGTCCGGCGGAAGGTCCGGGCCGAGTACCTCTTTTACCGGAAGCACTACCGGCCCGAATCGGTCGCCCGGATCCGCCGCCTCCAGGAATTCCAGGCCCGCTGGCGCCTCTGGACGCTGGGGATGGAAACTCTTCTTTCACCCGGGAAGGAAGAAACGAAGCGGAAACAGGATCGTTACCGGACCGTCCTCGAGGAGATCCGGAGCCATGGCTGA
- a CDS encoding glycosyltransferase family 4 protein has product MKERRKRIGVVIPKYGTVGGAEGFVAELTERLALNPEWEMHVFANRWVRRSDNVTFHRVSVIPFPRFFVTPSFALYAAKEMESLGIDLIHTHDRIFAADLFTMHGTPHKYWVYGVREKPFMSLFDRATAWVERKLVTGDRCSGFFAVSELTRKLYIDEYGLEPSRVEVHHPGVDTGMYEGLDREECRREVRQHLQIGLREPVILFVSMNFEVKGLDRIMAGLSEIKLRRPTEPFRLLVVGRGNEKKYREIAQRLDIDDRILFTGPIPREELAKVYLASDVYAMLSTFDTFGMVVLEAMAAGLPVAVSGTVGARDIVIPGENGYVIEDPQRPAEVAAILSTLLNPRERERMGEAARRTALEHTWEKAAARVEEHYRRLLHGRNV; this is encoded by the coding sequence ATGAAGGAACGGCGGAAGAGGATCGGCGTAGTCATTCCCAAGTACGGGACGGTGGGCGGCGCCGAAGGCTTTGTGGCGGAGCTCACGGAGCGGCTCGCCCTGAATCCCGAGTGGGAGATGCACGTCTTCGCCAACCGGTGGGTCCGGCGCTCCGACAACGTGACGTTTCACCGCGTCTCCGTCATCCCCTTCCCCCGCTTCTTCGTCACCCCCAGTTTCGCCCTCTACGCCGCGAAGGAGATGGAGTCCCTGGGCATCGACCTCATCCACACCCACGACCGGATTTTCGCGGCGGACCTCTTCACGATGCACGGGACCCCCCACAAATACTGGGTCTACGGTGTCCGGGAGAAGCCCTTCATGAGCCTTTTCGACCGGGCCACCGCCTGGGTGGAGCGGAAGCTTGTCACCGGAGACCGCTGTTCCGGGTTCTTTGCCGTCTCGGAGCTGACCCGGAAACTCTACATCGACGAATACGGGCTGGAGCCCTCAAGGGTCGAAGTGCACCATCCCGGGGTGGACACCGGGATGTACGAGGGGCTGGACCGCGAGGAGTGCCGCCGCGAGGTCCGGCAGCACCTGCAGATCGGACTCCGGGAGCCGGTGATCCTCTTCGTCTCCATGAACTTCGAGGTCAAGGGGCTGGACCGGATCATGGCGGGCCTCTCGGAGATCAAGCTCCGGAGGCCCACGGAGCCCTTCCGGCTGCTGGTGGTGGGACGGGGGAACGAAAAGAAGTACCGCGAAATCGCCCAGAGGCTGGACATCGACGACCGGATCCTCTTCACCGGTCCGATTCCCCGGGAGGAACTGGCGAAGGTGTACCTGGCATCGGACGTCTACGCCATGCTCTCCACATTCGACACCTTCGGCATGGTGGTCCTGGAGGCCATGGCGGCGGGTCTTCCCGTGGCCGTCAGCGGCACCGTCGGCGCCCGGGACATCGTGATCCCCGGGGAGAACGGCTACGTCATCGAGGATCCCCAGCGGCCCGCCGAGGTGGCGGCGATCCTGAGCACCCTTCTCAACCCCCGGGAGCGGGAGCGCATGGGCGAGGCGGCCCGACGCACCGCCCTGGAGCACACCTGGGAAAAGGCAGCCGCGCGGGTGGAGGAGCACTACCGCCGGCTGCTGCATGGCCGGAACGTCTGA
- a CDS encoding thioesterase family protein, whose amino-acid sequence MFRKTISPRISETNAARHIGHNAIPVWLEEGFIEILRLFSDDPTGDPAVAMVNMNIDFLGEIFFGTDVELTTAVKKLGNTSVVLHQEIYQKGKLCVRAAVTFVHFDFQTKKSKPVSEEALRRLQEHLIAGN is encoded by the coding sequence ATGTTCAGAAAAACAATCTCACCGAGAATATCCGAGACGAACGCGGCGCGGCACATCGGCCACAACGCGATCCCGGTCTGGCTGGAGGAGGGATTCATCGAGATCCTGCGGCTCTTCAGCGACGACCCCACGGGGGATCCGGCCGTGGCCATGGTGAACATGAATATCGATTTCCTGGGGGAGATCTTCTTCGGCACGGACGTGGAGCTCACGACGGCCGTGAAGAAGCTCGGCAACACCAGCGTCGTCCTGCACCAGGAGATTTACCAGAAAGGGAAGCTCTGCGTGCGTGCGGCCGTGACCTTTGTCCACTTCGACTTCCAGACGAAGAAATCAAAACCGGTCTCGGAGGAGGCCCTCCGGAGGCTCCAGGAGCACTTGATCGCGGGAAACTGA